In Entomomonas moraniae, one DNA window encodes the following:
- a CDS encoding YciI family protein, whose product MFVVELTYKEPLTKVEKYLEEHRRFLDIHYSNGCFIASGPKVPRDGGVILVKNMSKKDLENILLFDPFYRESIADYKIIEFQVVKCASCLSSFVE is encoded by the coding sequence ATGTTTGTTGTAGAGTTAACTTATAAAGAACCACTAACAAAAGTTGAGAAATATTTAGAAGAACATAGACGGTTTCTTGATATTCATTATAGTAATGGGTGTTTTATAGCTTCAGGGCCTAAGGTGCCAAGAGATGGTGGTGTTATTTTAGTTAAAAATATGAGTAAAAAAGACTTAGAAAATATCTTGCTCTTCGATCCATTTTATCGTGAGAGTATAGCTGATTATAAAATAATTGAGTTTCAAGTAGTTAAGTGTGCAAGTTGTCTGTCTAGTTTTGTCGAATAA
- the plsX gene encoding phosphate acyltransferase PlsX, giving the protein MNAPVIAVDVMGGDLGPSCTVPACISFLEDTPLVKLILVGLSAEITSLLPPLTDSVHERIEIIDATDVITMDDPIAVALRAKPQSSMRLCLELVREGKANACVSAGNTGALMALARFTLKTIPGIDRPAMMCCLPTQANKDCYLLDLGANVDCSAEQLFQFAVMGSVAAEVMGVINPKVALLNIGIESIKGNQQVKQATSLLESQNKLNYIGFVEGDGVYRGDVDVVVCDGFVGNVLLKSSEGVLKLLRTRLENRFKANWLGKLKGFLMFLPMLRGLRKDFSPEQYNGASFLGLQGVVVKSHGAADGVAFKSALRHAYTEVEENLQARLSKQISSLLEDVLLQ; this is encoded by the coding sequence TTGAACGCCCCTGTTATTGCTGTTGATGTAATGGGGGGGGATTTAGGCCCCTCCTGTACAGTGCCTGCTTGTATCTCTTTTCTAGAAGATACGCCTCTAGTAAAATTAATTTTAGTTGGACTGTCCGCTGAAATTACTTCGTTATTGCCCCCATTAACTGATAGTGTTCATGAGCGAATTGAAATCATTGATGCAACTGATGTCATCACTATGGATGATCCTATTGCTGTTGCCTTAAGAGCCAAGCCCCAATCTTCAATGAGACTCTGTTTGGAGTTAGTGCGTGAAGGTAAAGCAAATGCTTGTGTAAGTGCTGGCAACACTGGGGCGTTGATGGCTTTGGCTCGTTTTACATTAAAAACTATCCCTGGGATAGATCGTCCGGCAATGATGTGTTGTTTACCGACACAAGCTAATAAAGATTGCTATCTATTAGATTTGGGTGCTAATGTTGATTGTAGCGCCGAACAATTATTTCAATTTGCTGTTATGGGGTCAGTTGCTGCCGAAGTCATGGGTGTTATTAACCCTAAGGTGGCGTTATTAAACATTGGAATTGAGAGCATAAAAGGTAATCAACAAGTTAAGCAAGCAACATCGCTTTTAGAGTCGCAAAATAAATTAAATTATATTGGTTTTGTTGAGGGCGATGGTGTTTATCGTGGTGATGTAGATGTTGTTGTGTGCGATGGTTTTGTTGGGAATGTCTTGCTTAAATCTAGCGAAGGCGTATTAAAGTTATTAAGAACGCGCTTAGAAAATCGTTTTAAAGCAAATTGGCTAGGAAAACTAAAAGGTTTTTTAATGTTTTTACCTATGCTAAGAGGATTACGTAAAGATTTTTCTCCTGAACAATACAATGGTGCAAGTTTTTTAGGTTTACAGGGAGTAGTAGTAAAAAGCCATGGGGCTGCTGATGGCGTCGCTTTTAAGTCAGCTTTACGGCATGCTTATACTGAAGTAGAGGAAAACTTACAAGCACGATTATCAAAGCAAATAAGTTCATTGTTAGAAGATGTCTTATTACAATAG
- a CDS encoding pilin, producing MKKRLCFALLCLLSVSSILLSACKNEQEKMDEVQKTALIQGLKTVILFKSQMSAYYAENQVCSENAISNVDRILTKVHYVEGVIATDKCQIILTFKKDVSIPDISRQQIILTMTPGPSTHKWTCESTTRRKDLLPRECR from the coding sequence ATGAAGAAACGTCTTTGCTTTGCTTTGCTTTGCTTATTATCAGTTTCTAGTATTCTTCTATCAGCTTGTAAGAACGAACAAGAAAAAATGGATGAAGTCCAAAAAACAGCACTTATACAAGGACTTAAAACTGTTATCCTATTCAAATCACAGATGTCGGCTTATTACGCTGAAAATCAAGTTTGTAGCGAGAACGCTATTAGCAATGTCGATCGAATACTTACCAAGGTACATTATGTAGAGGGCGTTATTGCAACAGACAAGTGTCAAATTATTCTAACATTTAAAAAAGATGTCTCTATTCCTGACATTTCTCGACAACAAATCATTCTTACCATGACGCCTGGCCCAAGTACTCATAAGTGGACATGCGAGTCCACTACACGAAGAAAAGATCTTTTACCACGAGAGTGTAGATAA
- a CDS encoding hypoxanthine-guanine phosphoribosyltransferase, which produces MSIDMGAIKAVRKEADCLFTKAEIDAAIKKIATEITNDLADKNPIVFCVMNGGLIFAGQLLPLLDFPLEISYLHATRYKKETTGGELFWKAKPEVSFIDRDIIIIDDILDEGNTLAAIIQYCQHAGANAVYTTVLLDKEHDRKAIPGFSANYTGLTCPDRFVFGFGMDYKGYWRNAPGIFAVKGL; this is translated from the coding sequence ATGAGCATTGATATGGGTGCTATTAAAGCCGTAAGAAAAGAAGCAGATTGCCTCTTTACAAAGGCAGAGATTGATGCAGCTATCAAAAAAATTGCAACTGAAATCACTAATGACCTTGCGGATAAAAATCCTATCGTTTTTTGCGTAATGAATGGCGGACTAATTTTTGCTGGCCAACTTTTACCCTTATTAGATTTTCCGCTAGAAATCTCATACTTACATGCTACTCGCTACAAAAAAGAAACCACTGGCGGAGAGTTATTTTGGAAAGCTAAACCAGAAGTTTCTTTTATCGACAGAGATATTATCATTATTGATGACATCTTAGATGAAGGTAATACACTTGCAGCTATTATACAATATTGCCAACATGCGGGTGCTAATGCTGTTTACACCACTGTTTTGTTAGATAAAGAACATGATAGAAAAGCAATCCCTGGTTTTTCAGCCAATTACACAGGGCTAACGTGCCCTGATCGATTTGTATTTGGCTTTGGAATGGATTACAAAGGCTACTGGCGTAATGCACCAGGGATTTTTGCTGTCAAAGGCTTGTAA
- a CDS encoding DUF7424 family protein has product MLHNISIYRIYGWKYVYRYESYIGGSVAMPMFAYITPPLKKITNSAKKNSMMDKFLSFSVKINLKNDTDKDLQVSPTAIFVIDYSIVTIRGIQLTLKKTIRQILSFQIYL; this is encoded by the coding sequence ATTCTTCACAATATCAGTATCTATAGGATATATGGATGGAAATATGTCTATAGATACGAGAGCTATATAGGTGGTTCTGTTGCTATGCCAATGTTTGCATATATCACACCACCTTTGAAGAAAATCACTAACAGTGCCAAGAAAAACTCAATGATGGATAAATTTTTATCCTTTTCAGTGAAAATTAATCTGAAAAATGATACAGATAAAGATTTACAAGTTTCTCCTACTGCAATTTTTGTTATTGATTATTCTATTGTGACTATAAGAGGTATCCAATTAACCTTAAAAAAGACTATCAGGCAGATATTAAGTTTTCAGATATATCTATAG
- the upp gene encoding uracil phosphoribosyltransferase, with the protein MPIHEINHPLIKHKIGLMRRNDISTKHFRELAQEIATLLTYEATKDLPLEPCIINGWDGSQVSVEKIAGKKITIVPILRAGIGMLEGVLDLIPSAKVSVIGLARNEETLKPDTYLQKLAYEIDQRNALIIDPMLATGGSMIATIDMLKAAGCKGICALVLVAAPEGIAALEKVHPDVVVYTASIDSHLNNKGYIIPGLGDAGDKIFGTHQKDIKFL; encoded by the coding sequence ATGCCTATTCATGAAATTAATCATCCGTTAATTAAGCATAAAATCGGTCTAATGCGACGTAATGATATTAGTACCAAACACTTCAGAGAACTTGCACAAGAAATTGCCACTCTACTCACTTATGAAGCAACCAAAGACCTTCCACTGGAGCCCTGTATTATAAACGGCTGGGATGGCAGCCAAGTCAGTGTTGAAAAAATTGCTGGCAAAAAAATTACCATTGTTCCTATTTTACGCGCAGGAATTGGTATGCTCGAAGGAGTTTTAGACCTTATTCCTAGCGCCAAAGTCAGTGTTATTGGCTTAGCCCGTAATGAAGAAACATTAAAGCCTGATACCTATTTACAAAAACTGGCCTATGAAATTGACCAACGAAATGCATTAATTATTGACCCAATGCTTGCCACCGGCGGCTCAATGATCGCAACTATCGACATGTTAAAAGCAGCAGGGTGTAAAGGTATTTGTGCCCTCGTTCTTGTTGCGGCCCCAGAAGGTATTGCTGCTCTTGAAAAAGTACACCCAGACGTGGTAGTTTATACCGCCTCTATAGACTCTCATCTAAATAACAAAGGTTATATTATTCCTGGCTTAGGGGATGCAGGTGACAAAATTTTTGGTACACATCAAAAAGATATTAAATTTCTATAA
- a CDS encoding Smr/MutS family protein: MIDDDISLFRSEMKNVKPIECDKVDLSVKPKDKKQLKALRDNAANALSKENIVDGLSDQFIIDVEPEEQLFWSNNGVRSSQMQQLKAGQISFAGSIDLHGLTVEQSRKLLWEFLEEATKIEVRCVRVTHGKALRKDKSKPILKSYLNTWLRQHPQVLGFSSCQPKHGGTGAVYILLKRTMLDGRDE, from the coding sequence ATGATAGATGACGATATCTCTTTATTTCGTTCCGAGATGAAAAATGTAAAACCAATTGAATGTGACAAAGTTGATCTAAGCGTCAAACCTAAAGATAAAAAACAACTAAAAGCATTAAGGGACAATGCAGCCAACGCTCTATCCAAAGAAAATATTGTTGATGGGCTATCTGACCAATTTATTATTGATGTAGAACCTGAAGAGCAACTCTTTTGGTCTAACAACGGCGTAAGAAGCTCACAAATGCAACAACTAAAAGCTGGGCAAATTTCATTTGCAGGCAGTATCGATTTACATGGCTTAACCGTTGAACAGTCACGTAAACTTTTATGGGAATTTTTAGAAGAAGCAACAAAAATAGAAGTACGTTGTGTTAGAGTAACTCATGGCAAAGCATTAAGAAAAGACAAGTCAAAACCTATTCTAAAAAGTTACCTAAATACGTGGTTAAGACAACACCCCCAAGTACTTGGCTTTAGCTCTTGCCAACCCAAGCATGGCGGTACTGGAGCTGTTTATATTTTACTAAAAAGAACAATGTTAGATGGCCGTGACGAATAA
- the rpmF gene encoding 50S ribosomal protein L32 gives MAVQQNKKSRSARDMRRSHDALDSNALSVEKTTGEVHLRHHITPKGVYRGRQVIVEDQDFDE, from the coding sequence ATGGCTGTTCAACAGAACAAAAAATCACGTTCGGCTCGCGATATGCGCCGTTCTCACGATGCATTAGATTCAAATGCTTTATCTGTTGAGAAAACAACAGGTGAAGTACATTTACGTCATCATATAACACCTAAGGGTGTTTATCGTGGACGTCAAGTTATTGTTGAAGATCAGGATTTTGACGAATAA
- the trmJ gene encoding tRNA (cytosine(32)/uridine(32)-2'-O)-methyltransferase TrmJ, with protein sequence MSLSFIRVVLVATTHAGNIGATARAMKNMGLTQLVLVNPKHLLPNPEASARASGADDLLQNALTVNTLEEALTGCHIVLGTSARERQIPWPLLNPREAAQKAIESTINNQQVAFVFGREHAGLTNEELQQCNYHIHIPSDEVFSSLNVAAAVQVITYETRMAWLETKPLEKATSDKTADQPCTHDELERFYKHLEQLLVTIKFLDPTQPKHLMTRIRKLYGKAQLSKVEMNILRGILTETEKSLRK encoded by the coding sequence ATGAGTTTATCGTTTATTCGTGTTGTGTTGGTAGCTACAACTCATGCAGGGAATATTGGAGCCACAGCTCGTGCGATGAAAAACATGGGGTTAACTCAGCTTGTGCTCGTTAACCCAAAACATTTGCTTCCAAATCCTGAAGCTAGTGCGAGGGCATCGGGCGCTGATGATCTTCTTCAAAACGCTTTAACAGTGAATACGCTTGAAGAAGCATTAACAGGCTGTCATATCGTACTCGGGACTAGCGCAAGAGAAAGACAAATTCCTTGGCCATTGCTCAACCCACGAGAAGCCGCCCAAAAAGCTATTGAGTCAACAATCAATAATCAACAGGTGGCCTTCGTTTTCGGCCGTGAACATGCAGGGCTAACTAATGAAGAATTACAGCAATGCAACTATCATATCCACATTCCAAGTGATGAGGTATTTTCATCACTAAATGTTGCCGCGGCAGTACAAGTGATTACTTATGAAACAAGAATGGCTTGGTTAGAAACTAAACCACTAGAAAAAGCCACCTCTGACAAAACCGCGGATCAACCTTGCACACATGATGAGTTAGAGCGATTTTATAAGCATTTAGAACAACTACTAGTGACTATTAAATTCCTTGATCCTACACAACCTAAACATTTAATGACAAGAATCCGCAAACTCTACGGAAAAGCACAACTGAGCAAAGTTGAGATGAATATCCTACGTGGAATATTAACCGAAACAGAAAAATCCCTTCGTAAATAA
- a CDS encoding calcium:proton antiporter, which yields MTDLLKKEKLMLLGLIATIFAYTMEHTLIANGRSLAFITAVILIIVIIGVAIRVAHHAEVIAEKIGEPYGTMVLTLSAVLVEVIILVIMMSHEHSPTLARDTIYAAIMLDMNGIIGLAALLGGLRHGEQVYNDDAGKTYVVMIMTAVGISMLVPEFLPTDKWTYYSVFTIGIMIVLYALFLKMQTGRHSYFFHYSYADKNKLGNAEEHSTHASIKPAIILLIIGIILTGALAEVMSTVLNTGVKGLDIPPILLGLVVATISASPEILTALKAALANRMQPVINIALGATLSTVILTIPVVEAVALITGQQITMGLTIPQTVMVVLTLFVGAINLNDGETNAIEGMTHFVLFATFIMLSILGL from the coding sequence ATGACGGATCTATTAAAAAAAGAAAAACTGATGTTGCTGGGTTTAATAGCAACAATCTTTGCCTATACAATGGAACATACATTGATAGCTAATGGCCGCTCACTAGCGTTTATAACAGCAGTTATTCTCATTATTGTTATTATTGGCGTGGCTATTCGTGTAGCTCACCATGCTGAAGTGATTGCAGAAAAAATTGGTGAACCTTATGGAACAATGGTACTGACTCTCTCAGCTGTTTTAGTTGAAGTTATTATTTTAGTTATCATGATGAGCCATGAACACTCCCCAACGCTTGCACGTGATACAATCTATGCGGCTATTATGCTTGATATGAATGGGATTATTGGCCTCGCCGCGCTCTTAGGAGGCTTACGTCATGGCGAACAAGTTTATAATGATGACGCAGGTAAAACTTATGTTGTCATGATTATGACTGCTGTTGGTATTTCTATGCTTGTTCCTGAGTTTTTACCAACTGACAAGTGGACATACTATTCTGTTTTCACTATTGGCATAATGATTGTCCTTTACGCCCTCTTCTTAAAAATGCAAACTGGCCGTCATAGTTATTTTTTCCATTACAGTTATGCTGATAAAAATAAACTCGGCAATGCAGAGGAGCATTCAACACACGCATCTATTAAACCAGCTATTATTTTACTCATTATCGGCATTATCTTAACAGGGGCATTAGCTGAAGTAATGTCAACCGTTCTTAACACTGGTGTTAAAGGACTGGATATCCCTCCTATTTTACTAGGTTTAGTCGTGGCAACCATTTCAGCAAGCCCTGAAATTCTCACCGCATTAAAAGCTGCTCTTGCTAATAGAATGCAACCTGTTATTAATATTGCACTAGGTGCAACACTATCAACCGTTATTCTTACTATTCCCGTAGTGGAAGCAGTTGCCCTGATCACAGGTCAACAAATCACCATGGGGCTTACCATTCCGCAAACAGTTATGGTCGTTCTCACATTATTTGTTGGTGCTATTAACCTAAATGATGGAGAAACAAATGCCATTGAGGGAATGACCCATTTCGTTCTATTTGCAACCTTTATTATGTTATCAATCTTAGGATTATAG
- the hutX gene encoding heme utilization cystosolic carrier protein HutX, with the protein MTQQVLKDFLATSPDGTLEKIAEDYHCSLYEVVCLLPNCVVIQGEHFDDVWNEVGNWGQIVLLTHTADAIIEYSGELPKGTHKHGYFNLHKTNGLSGHIKAENCAHIALIKRKFMGTDTASIVFLNQSGAAMLKIFLGRNNERYLQPAQLERFDYLAQVLS; encoded by the coding sequence ATGACACAACAAGTACTGAAAGATTTCTTAGCAACATCGCCCGACGGTACATTAGAAAAGATAGCAGAAGACTATCACTGCAGTCTTTATGAGGTAGTTTGTTTATTGCCAAATTGCGTTGTTATTCAAGGTGAGCACTTTGATGATGTCTGGAATGAGGTAGGTAATTGGGGGCAAATTGTATTACTAACGCATACAGCAGATGCCATTATTGAGTATTCAGGTGAGTTACCTAAAGGTACGCATAAACATGGCTATTTTAATTTACATAAAACTAATGGGTTAAGTGGTCATATTAAAGCTGAAAATTGCGCACATATTGCTTTGATTAAACGAAAGTTTATGGGAACTGATACAGCATCTATTGTTTTTTTAAATCAAAGTGGAGCAGCAATGCTAAAGATTTTTTTAGGGCGTAATAATGAACGCTATCTACAACCTGCTCAACTAGAGCGCTTTGATTATTTAGCTCAAGTATTGTCTTAA
- the fabD gene encoding ACP S-malonyltransferase — protein sequence MSVVSAFVFPGQGSQAIGMLADIAKDHCIIKDTFVEASDALGYDLWQLTQEGPKEQLDQTDKTQPVILTASIALWRLWGNQGNAQPSFMAGHSLGEYSALVAAQSLPFSEAVKLVELRGQLMQKAVPVGQGAMAAILGLTDEEVREACAEAAQGQVVSAVNFNAPGQVVIAGNTEAVTRAIEICSAKGAKRALPLPVSVPSHCDLMRPAAEEFAASLSAATWKNPSIAIVQNVTADVSRDLQTLKENLLAQLYSPVRWVESVQLLAKLGVTSLVECGPGKVLGGLNKRCTKELANYSLETPDAFAATVSALQS from the coding sequence ATGTCTGTTGTTTCTGCTTTTGTTTTTCCTGGACAAGGTTCGCAAGCGATAGGAATGTTAGCTGATATAGCAAAAGATCATTGTATTATTAAGGATACCTTTGTCGAAGCATCTGATGCTTTAGGGTATGATCTTTGGCAGTTAACCCAGGAGGGGCCTAAGGAGCAATTAGATCAAACTGATAAAACACAACCTGTCATTTTGACTGCCTCAATAGCTTTATGGCGTTTATGGGGTAATCAAGGCAATGCACAGCCCTCTTTTATGGCTGGTCATAGTCTAGGAGAATATTCTGCACTAGTAGCAGCTCAAAGTTTACCCTTTAGTGAGGCCGTTAAACTGGTTGAATTACGTGGACAATTAATGCAAAAAGCCGTACCTGTAGGACAAGGCGCAATGGCAGCTATTCTCGGCCTTACAGATGAAGAAGTCAGAGAAGCTTGTGCAGAAGCTGCTCAAGGGCAGGTTGTTAGTGCAGTGAATTTTAATGCACCAGGACAAGTAGTGATTGCTGGTAATACTGAGGCGGTAACTCGAGCGATTGAAATTTGCAGTGCTAAAGGAGCAAAACGTGCTTTACCTTTGCCTGTTAGCGTACCATCTCATTGTGATTTGATGAGGCCTGCCGCAGAAGAATTTGCTGCGTCATTAAGTGCCGCTACATGGAAAAACCCTAGCATTGCTATTGTGCAAAACGTTACAGCGGATGTGAGCAGAGATTTACAAACGCTAAAAGAAAACCTTTTGGCGCAGTTATATAGCCCTGTAAGATGGGTTGAGTCAGTTCAACTGCTAGCTAAGTTAGGCGTAACTTCATTGGTAGAGTGTGGCCCTGGTAAAGTATTGGGTGGTTTAAATAAACGCTGTACTAAAGAGTTAGCTAATTATTCATTAGAAACACCAGATGCTTTTGCTGCAACTGTTTCAGCCTTACAATCATAG
- a CDS encoding YceD family protein, producing MSNGLIPDYIEPYKLADRNITYKGSITLADLPRLHEALATDEVSIDVEVVFKRGEQKQALMSIMLDAKVCLVCQRCLDIMTFCTAGTYHYMFMADEKEEVLLPEGYDALELGVKDPFDLKVLIEDELLLALPIIPIHELNECQQLVKLDEPEPIETEVKRSNPFSVLAQLKRDPKA from the coding sequence ATGTCAAATGGCCTAATTCCAGATTATATTGAACCTTATAAATTAGCCGATCGTAATATCACTTATAAAGGGAGTATTACATTAGCTGATTTGCCACGTTTGCATGAGGCACTTGCTACTGATGAAGTAAGTATCGATGTTGAAGTGGTATTTAAACGGGGTGAGCAAAAACAAGCATTGATGTCTATTATGCTTGATGCGAAAGTATGTTTGGTTTGCCAACGTTGTTTAGATATAATGACTTTTTGCACTGCAGGGACATATCACTATATGTTCATGGCAGATGAGAAAGAAGAGGTATTATTACCAGAAGGATATGATGCTCTTGAGTTAGGAGTTAAAGATCCTTTTGATTTAAAGGTATTGATAGAGGATGAGCTATTGCTAGCGCTTCCAATTATTCCAATACATGAGTTAAATGAATGCCAGCAATTGGTAAAGCTCGATGAGCCAGAACCAATTGAGACTGAGGTTAAACGGTCAAACCCATTCAGTGTTCTGGCGCAGTTAAAGCGTGACCCAAAAGCTTAG
- a CDS encoding Maf family protein: protein MLPIILASSSTYRRQLLERLKINFIATSPNIDETPLKNEQPQEMTKRLAINKAKALTHQYTDHLIIGSDEVACHNGKIMGKPHTFERAFQQLKDVSGKTITFYTGLALYNSKTQNLQVDCIPFHVHFRELSDAAIMRYLEIEKPFDCAGSIKAEGLGICFFRAMEGSDITSLMGLPLIRLVDMLENEHILIP, encoded by the coding sequence ATGTTACCTATCATACTTGCCTCTAGTTCCACCTATCGCCGCCAACTACTTGAGCGTTTAAAAATAAACTTTATCGCGACCTCACCTAATATTGATGAAACACCATTAAAAAATGAGCAGCCACAAGAAATGACTAAACGTTTAGCCATTAATAAGGCCAAAGCACTTACTCATCAGTATACTGATCATCTTATTATTGGTTCAGATGAAGTTGCCTGTCACAATGGCAAAATTATGGGCAAACCTCATACCTTTGAGCGTGCATTTCAACAACTAAAAGATGTTAGCGGCAAAACCATTACCTTTTACACAGGACTAGCGTTATATAATAGCAAAACACAAAACTTACAAGTAGATTGTATTCCTTTCCATGTTCATTTTAGAGAGCTGTCGGATGCTGCAATAATGAGATACTTAGAAATAGAAAAACCTTTTGATTGTGCTGGTAGCATAAAAGCAGAAGGACTAGGAATTTGTTTCTTTAGAGCAATGGAAGGCTCAGATATTACTAGCTTGATGGGATTACCACTTATTCGATTAGTCGATATGTTAGAAAATGAACATATATTGATTCCATAA
- a CDS encoding sel1 repeat family protein yields the protein MPIMKKYSYLKCGLLVGLLIASVNTFAFDLKEKRKEVNFITAELPACNDVSEDTLKLPEDPRAELYYQAAIKIFGQNDTDHYPQMYILANKSAEMGHWRAKLMVVRLYLKHSDSEYTDYQPEKAKAYMVEMLQQNIPAAYYAMGQFKSNGTEAFRSIPIPASVFLFEAAKLNYPDALSDLHDIFISIGRTKDANVMLGCAVAKKQDNAEALFKKSNELETNATKEAEVMDSFKYLYQAIKAGSYNALASIANKESYYKQQYGKDYFSKEFLERMAMLQKAKNSVYLNRDIYRKSLGKPDEMRGNATLVFSNLEKVAPLPPETLPQWNGDISIAMSEKEAVNYRTDYDYDQLVKEAEAIVVKKERPIEEVLTKNTSK from the coding sequence ATGCCAATAATGAAAAAATATAGCTATTTAAAATGTGGGCTATTAGTTGGATTATTAATCGCAAGCGTGAATACGTTTGCATTTGATTTAAAAGAAAAGCGTAAAGAAGTAAATTTTATAACTGCTGAGTTGCCGGCTTGTAATGATGTTAGTGAAGACACTCTAAAGTTACCCGAAGATCCTCGTGCTGAGTTATATTACCAAGCAGCCATAAAAATATTTGGTCAAAATGATACAGACCATTATCCACAAATGTATATTCTAGCAAATAAATCGGCTGAAATGGGGCATTGGCGAGCCAAGCTGATGGTCGTACGTTTGTATTTAAAACATTCAGACAGTGAGTATACGGACTATCAGCCAGAAAAGGCTAAAGCCTATATGGTAGAGATGTTACAGCAAAATATTCCAGCGGCTTATTATGCTATGGGGCAGTTCAAATCAAATGGTACGGAAGCCTTTAGAAGTATTCCGATTCCCGCTTCTGTTTTTTTGTTTGAAGCGGCTAAATTAAATTATCCTGATGCATTATCAGATCTACATGATATTTTTATCAGTATAGGGCGTACAAAAGATGCTAATGTAATGCTTGGCTGTGCGGTGGCTAAAAAGCAAGATAATGCTGAAGCGTTGTTTAAAAAATCGAATGAACTAGAGACGAATGCAACAAAAGAAGCAGAAGTGATGGATTCTTTTAAGTATTTATATCAAGCTATAAAAGCTGGAAGCTATAATGCATTAGCGAGCATCGCAAATAAAGAAAGTTATTATAAACAGCAATATGGTAAAGATTATTTTTCTAAAGAGTTTTTAGAACGTATGGCCATGTTACAAAAAGCCAAAAACTCTGTTTATCTTAATCGTGATATTTATCGTAAATCCTTAGGTAAGCCCGATGAAATGCGAGGCAATGCAACCTTAGTGTTTTCTAATTTAGAAAAAGTTGCACCCTTGCCACCTGAAACTTTACCCCAATGGAACGGCGATATTTCAATTGCTATGTCAGAAAAAGAGGCCGTAAATTATCGAACTGATTATGATTATGACCAGCTGGTAAAAGAGGCAGAAGCGATTGTAGTGAAAAAAGAACGGCCTATAGAAGAAGTCCTCACAAAGAATACCTCAAAATAA